In Argiope bruennichi chromosome 4, qqArgBrue1.1, whole genome shotgun sequence, a single window of DNA contains:
- the LOC129966463 gene encoding uncharacterized protein LOC129966463, whose translation MRALFIGDSMIKYLHKYVSVESLDFHLDIVSYPGATIERLASNISVHKNYDWVLVHVGTNNASLDTIEVILKKYRALATEVLLHDPGARIIFSSIVPRDFDFHRKEYKESEYYLQTLNYKVRAINCALKELCYFQMFFFCSSFQPSWKNYLARDGLHLNRWGNKLLAGCFLESLTGCISADTASKKIAKTQSSNSGFSFDDSEFPLLPFFPAAFVSSARPKQESGKPVSRPVQPARPKQESAKPVPRPVQPARPKQESTRLISTPVQQSAALLTKDISSLPSSKVVRNFRNLYVLAIYNPKLNHMYRIFYVALNVRDSDIRRELAMAAVDVPNAQLMFMKLQFVAHKPSNV comes from the exons ATGAGGGCTCTCTTTATTGGCGATTCCATGATCAAATACTTGCATAAGTATGTATCTGTTGAATCACTTGACTTTCATTTGGACATTGTTTCCTATCCTGGTGCAACTATTGAAAGATTAGCTAGCAATATTTCTGTACACAAAAATTATGACTGGGTCTTAGTGCATGTTGGCACAAATAATGCATCTTTGGATACTATTgaagtaatacttaaaaaatatagagCTTTGGCCACTGAGGTATTACTTCATGACCCAGGTGCAAGAATAATTTTCTCGAGTATTGTTCCAAGAGATTTTGATTTCCACAGAAAGGAGTATAAGGAATCGGAGTATTATTTACAGACACTAAACTATAAGGTTCGAGCCATAAACTGTGCACTTAAAGAactatgttattttcaaatgtttttcttttgcagTTCTTTCCAGCCATCTTGGAAAAACTATCTTGCAAGAGATGGCTTGCATTTAAACAGATGGGGTAATAAGCTGCTTGCAGGTTGTTTTCTTGAATCCTTAACAGGATGCATCTCAGCAGATACAGCATCTAAAAAG aTTGCAAAGACGCAGTCTTCCAACTCTGGTTTTTCTTTTGATGATTCCGAGTTTCCTCTATTGCCATTTTTTCCCGCAGCATTTGTTTCTTctgctaggccaaagcaagagtctggCAAGCCAGTTTCTAGGCCTGTGCaacctgctaggccaaagcaagagtctgccaaGCCAGTTCCTAGGCCCGTGCaacctgctaggccaaagcaagagtctaCAAGGCTAATTTCTACACCCGTGCAACAGTCAGCTGCTCTGCTGACGAAAGATATTTCTTCTCTGCCATCTTCTAAAG TAGTCCGGAACTTCCGAAATTTATACGTGCTGGCTATATACAATCCAAAGTTAAACCATATGTACCGAATCTTCTACGTTGCTTTAAATGTCAGAGATTCGGACATTCGCAGGGAACTTGCCATGGCAGCCGTCGATGTGCCAAATGCTCAGCTGATGTTCATGAAACTTCAGTTTGTAGCTCACAAaccttcaaatgtttaa